One Coccinella septempunctata chromosome 1, icCocSept1.1, whole genome shotgun sequence DNA window includes the following coding sequences:
- the LOC123321435 gene encoding uncharacterized protein LOC123321435: MESLEDTKVMKEKIIKTAQVLGMYMDIRNKHAELKKKHNQLNDEFSILKLENNMKSFQYVEQSKQVEHLKIGHDKLTSEYNSLKSSYDKQLSDLVSLQMKYQVVCRDLKDHQNSEEIYPVEPERKKKVTKRQKLVKKYDDTSAEDTPDEKPFKSSRVLNNSINNEMNIKIEILGNEENVKYQSLNNSQIITKTENFKSSDESDQDYLLELKKCREEKSILIKNSEEREMNMHAEWQEKERKLKGKIEELQLHIEKEKNILLENFKVKESEMKKKWEEKEQKLKTKIADLKKKIGEEKSALTRSFEEKISGMKKEWQEKEQIFKLDLELMKHKNQEEISILKGNFEKKEANMRLEWQKNENDLKIEISNLKEKLDFLERSEKCQKNVTNMTVQNSQDKNNSMTPLVSIFDDQCMDYSEQKNTSSVEELKQDPIKTSCSEDSENDENILNIFQEMRMVMLSPIPESPLQQDLLLSEDDDETPIPETAELSNKNDLKLDLSEEPKVSDWKDRYLANRIKKEIKYHRLSTIKKAKQKFWLELSQTFTKNKKRAQSARQTKKAPIRNSSTSTEISEATGGSNTIVNGIASVFADLVTQKMHNSRTRARATSERNVLEVNKMLLEKAKQENETKNLYKNEKRYSSDDEAVLRQNKSGMDYEKHVESNIGDVSYERPHAKHSSGMETPSFVDSCYESIISNSPSVQSLIEETMVEDKKENKQPTDLNQADNAGMDSSLVNFTKSTETAASTYSLTNHSKTGKELQLEETTVTEHCNDNTSETTATGNYEICSADVEINVIKVVSDDNVEIADNKMTDDSPDLTRNPSVPQESSLKLQTPTKLLLDEATVSEHCNYHMSETTTTRNNETCTAYVGNDAPKYISEDRAEIANYKMTDTGHMSETTITRIYEICTADVENVVPDDDAENADDKMTDDSPDLTRNSSFSQGTSLELQTPTKLELDETIVTEHYNYHMGETTTIRNDETFTADVENDIPKDIPEDSEEITDNKMTDAGHMSETSSTRNYENCTGGDGNDVTKKNSEESFETADNEMKDDSPDLTRNSSIPQESSLELHLDEKIATGHCDGHLSETAITRNYETCIADDDVPKDSSHDSNHEFPLDETTGTEHYDGYMSETSSTTNYEACTADVENDIPEDFSDDSFEIEDNEMTDATPELKRNSVSLERSLTFQIPTRLQLDETTNIEYCDDHMSETTTTTNYETFTSDIKEAKDFSDDSFEIADNKMTEDSTDLTRNSSVPQESSLKLPTLTVTENCDGRIGETTTSMNYEIITTDVENDVTKDFSDDSFEIADNKVTEDSPVLKRNSSVAQEESSSKLPTPTKGTKRKRPQKGTLMAKSIKIYNLRSSVTKGNQMREIEASGPSNTETNNSAVTNQEKLKKSPGATRAKRRRLSSPLKSAEIGNRSSQMPPETLNNSISLSVNNKIELSPSKRKKSITVEPPLKQKPVKLKKGPICTAEAEPTISSVQQSQKLERPSTSSNPNNESNRYSQEGKKMLASSLDRSKINIIQDILLKPKNKSTGNTERKTSGFKRPLATKILPLCPQSPPLVEGEVTNYVEPVIIPLDKPKVLESSKAAALFRKLITYSTEEKTVEEVARHFSNQEPAYISRLILQQIIQDKEKPDAKVPRAPLMTHTQRVMFGLMLRLEKMNVSGLINTYLETSELYLINTKVLAQIEPLTRLNVAICKSHGYIERMRKFCLEAFYFMGDLAIPFFFTVLTSWIEVLPPAAESEGFPLVKVLVQLVHLKTCNRPGYNLLPLRDLLHKFYEYPNEPWNSETFFKELFNNYLKNPVAPADFPILLYFKNNDCKWVFQKINSLIKPILSNVNVNFKATLIVLIGNIMSQFPKRSNLEYIESAREWLESIDQEQDVPEVVKKSISYALMKLPRTGKRKITQSQEKQHVQNVDKPNM, from the exons ATGGAGTCCCTTGAAGATACCAAAGTTATgaaggaaaaaattatcaagacAGC TCAAGTTCTTGGAATGTATATGGACATCAGAAATAAACATGCTGAATTGAAAAAGAAGCATAACCAATTGAACGATGAATTCTCTATATTAAAACTTGAAAACAATATGAAATCATTTCAATATGTGGAACAATCGAAACAAGTAGAACACCTGAAAATTGGGCACGATAAGTTGACTAGCGAATATAACTCCTTGAAATCCTCTTACGATAAGCAATTGAGTGACTTAGTGAGTCTACAAATGAAATATCAGGTAGTTTGTAGAGACTTGAAAGATCATCAAAATTCTGAAGAGATTTATCCAGTCGAACctgaaagaaaaaagaaagtgACCAAGAGACAGAAGTTGGTAAAAAAATATGATGATACAAGTGCTGAAGATACTCCCGATGAAAAACCTTTCAAAAGTAGCAGAGTTTTGAATAACTCAATCAACAATGAAATGAacataaaaattgaaattctggGAAATGAGGAAAAT GTAAAATATCAATCTTTGAATAATTCCCAAATTATTACAaagactgaaaatttcaaatcctCTGATGAGTCTGATCAAGATTATTTGCTAGAGCTGAAAAAGTGTAGAGAGGAGAaatctattctcatcaaaaattcGGAAGAAAGAGAAATGAATATGCATGCAGAATGGCAAGaaaaggaaagaaaattgaaaggtAAAATTGAAGAATTACAACTTCATATCGAAAAGGAGAAAAACATTTTGcttgaaaatttcaaggtgAAGGAaagtgaaatgaagaaaaaatgggaAGAAAAGGAGCAAAAACTCAAAACCAAAATAgcagatttgaaaaaaaaaatcggggAAGAAAAATCCGCACTCACCAGAAGTTTCGAGGAGAAGATTTCAGGTATGAAAAAAGAATGGCAGGAAAAAGAACAAATTTTCAAGTTAGATTTAGAACTTATGAAACATAAAAATCAGGaagaaatatcgattttgaaggggaatttcgagaaaaaagagGCTAATATGAGGTTGGAATGGCAGAAGAATGAGAATGAtttgaaaattgagatttcgaaTTTGAAGGAAAAACTCGATTTCCTGGAACGAAGTGAAAAATGCCAGAAAAACGTCACAAATATGACAGTTCAAAATAGTCAggataaaaataattcaatgaCTCCCTTGGTTTCTATATTTGATGATCAATGTATGGATTATAGCGAACAGAAAAATACCTCCAGTGTTGAAGAACTGAAACAGGATCCAATTAAAACTTCATGTTCGGAAGATTCTGAGAATGatgagaatattttgaatatattccaAGAAATGAGAATGGTTATGCTATCCCCCATTCCAGAATCTCCATTGCAACAAG atcTTTTGCTTTCTGAAGATGACGATGAAACTCCTATCCCAGAAACAGCTGAATTAAGTAACAAAAACGATTTAAAACTTGATTTATCAGAAGAACCCAAAGTATCTGATTGGAAAGACAGATATTTAGCAAACAGAATAAAGAAAGAGATTAAATATCACAGGTTATCGACTATCAAAAAGGCGAAACAGAAATTTTGGCTAGAACTCAGCCAAACATtcaccaaaaataaaaaaagagcTCAAAGTGCAAGGCAGACGAAAAAAGCCCCTATAAGAAACAGCAGCACATCAACGGAAATATCAGAAGCAACGGGCGGTTCCAATACTATAGTTAACGGTATTGCATCAGTTTTTGCTGATCTCGTAACTCAAAAAATGCATAATTCGAGGACCCGGGCTAGAGCCACAAGCGAGAGGAATGTTCTTGAAGTTAACAAAATGCTGTTGGAGAAGGCGAAGCAAGAGAACGAAACGAAAAATCTGTATAAAAACGAAAAACGATATTCTTCCGACGATGAAGCGGTGTTAAGGCAGAATAAAAGTGGGATGGATTATGAGAAACATGTTGAGAGTAATATTGGTGACGTTTCTTACGAGAGGCCCCATGCGAAACATTCTTCCGGTATGGAGACGCCAAGTTTTGTCGATTCTTGCTATGAAAGTATCATATCCAACTCGCCGAGTGTTCAATCTTTAATTGAGGAAACTATGGTGGAAGATAAGAAAGAGAATAAACAACC GACAGACCTCAATCAGGCAGATAACGCGGGAATGGACAGCAGTTTAGTTAACTTCACGAAGTCGACAGAAACTGCCGCTTCAACATATAGTTTGACGAATCACTCAAAAACCGGGAAAGAATTGCAATTGGAGGAAACAACAGTTACAGAACATTGTAATGATAACACGAGTGAAACTACTGCTACTGGGAATTATGAAATTTGCTCTGCTGATGTTGAAATCAATGTAATCAAAGTTGTTTCTGATGATAACGTTGAAATCGCAGATAATAAAATGACAGATGACTCTCCTGACCTTACAAGAAATCCTTCTGTTCCTCAAGAGAGTTCATTGAAATTGCAAACCCCCACCAAATTGCTATTGGATGAAGCAACAGTTTCAGAACATTGTAATTATCACATGAGTGAAACTACGACTACTAGGAATAATGAAACTTGCACTGCTTATGTTGGGAATGATGCACccaaatatatttctgaagatAGGGCGGAAATTGCAAATTACAAAATGACAGATACTGGTCACATGAGTGAAACTACTATTACTAGGATTTATGAAATTTGCACAGCCGATGTTGAAAATGTGGTACCCGATGATGACGCTGAAAATGCAGATGATAAAATGACAGATGATTCTCCTGACCTCACAAGAAATTCATCTTTTTCTCAAGGAACTTCATTAGAATTGCAAACTCCAACCAAATTGGAGTTGGATGAAACGATAGTTACAGAACATTATAATTATCACATGGGTGAAACTACGACTATTAGGAATGATGAAACTTTCACTGCTGATGTCGAAAATGATATACCCAAAGATATTCCTGAAGATAGCGAGGAAATTACAGATAATAAAATGACGGATGCTGGTCATATGAGTGAAACTTCTTCTACTAGGAATTATGAAAATTGCACTGGTGGTGATGGAAATgatgtaacaaaaaaaaattccgaaGAGAgctttgaaactgcagataatgaaatgaaagatgATTCTCCTGACCTTACAAGAAATTCGTCTATTCCCCAAGAGAGTTCATTGGAATTGCATTTGGACGAAAAAATAGCTACAGGGCATTGTGACGGACATCTGAGTGAAACTGCTATTACTAGAAATTATGAAACTTGCATTGCTGATGATGATGTACCCAAAGATTCTTCTCATGATAGCAATCATGAATTTCCATTGGATGAAACAACAGGAACAGAACATTATGATGGTTACATGAGTGAAACTTCATCTACTACGAATTATGAAGCTTGCACTGCTGATGTTGAAAATGATATACCCGAAGATTTTTCTGATGATAGCTTTGAAATTGAGGATAATGAAATGACAGATGCTACGCCCGAACTTAAAAGAAATTCTGTTTCCCTAGAGAGATCATTGACATTCCAGATCCCCACCAGATTACAATTGGATGAAACAACAAATATAGAATATTGTGATGATCACATGAGTGAAACTACTACAACTACAAATTATGAAACTTTCACTTCTGATATTAAAGAAGCCAAAGATTTTTCTGATGATAGCTTTGAAATTGCAGATAATAAAATGACGGAAGATTCTACTGACCTCACAAGGAATTCATCTGTTCCTCAAGAGAGTTCATTGAAATTGCCAACCCTCACAGTTACAGAAAATTGTGACGGTCGCATTGGTGAAACTACCACTTCTATGAATTATGAAATTATCACTACTGATGTTGAAAATGATGTAACCAAAGATTTTTCCGATGATAGCTTCGAAATTGCAGATAATAAAGTGACAGAAGATTCCCCTGTCCTTAAAAGAAATTCATCTGTTGCTCAAGAagagagttcatcgaaattacCAACTCCCACCAAAGGTACAAAGAGGAAACGACCTCAGAAAGGAACACTCATGGCTAAATCAATAAAGATTTATAACCTCAGAAGTTCTGTTACTAAGGGAAATCAAATGAGGGAAATAGAAGCGTCTGGTCCAAGCAACACTGAGACAAATAATTCGGCAGTAACCAAtcaggaaaaattgaaaaaaagtccTGGAGCTACCAGAGCTAAACGAAGAAGACTGTCTTCTCCTTTGAAAAGTGCAGAAATCGGTAACAGGAGTTCTCAGATGCCACCGGAAACTTTGAACAACTCTATTTCACTTAGTGTCAACAACAAAATAGAACTATCtccttcaaaaagaaaaaagtcaATTACAGTAGAACCTCCATTAAAACAGAAGCCTGTGAAGTTGAAAAAAGGACCGATTTGTACAGCTGAGGCAGAACCTACAATTTCGAGTGTTCAGCAAAGTCAAAAATTAGAGAGGCCTTCAACTTCTTCAAATCCCAATAATGAATCGAATAGATATTCgcaagaaggaaaaaaaatgttggcCTCTAGTCTAGATCGATCAAAAATCAATATAATTCAAGATATACTTCTGAaaccaaaaaataaatctacGGGAAACACCGAAAGAAAAACGAGTGGATTCAAGAGGCCACTGGCTACAAAAATTTTACCGCTTTGTCCTCAGTCTCCGCCATTGGTAGAAGGGGAAGTCACAAACTATGTAGAACCAGTAATCATACCTTTGGACAAGCCTAAAGTATTAGAATCAA GTAAAGCTGCAGcactcttcagaaaactgataaCTTATTCCACCGAGGAGAAAACAGTTGAGGAGGTAGCAAGGCATTTCAGTAACCAAGAACCGGCATATATTTCTAG ATTAATCCTTCAACAAATTATTCAGGACAAGGAAAAACCAGATGCGAAAGTTCCTCGAGCTCCATTGATGACTCATACGCAACGAGTTATGTTTGGGCTTATGCTGAGGCTGGAGAAAATGAACGTTTCTGGCCTTATTAATACCTACCTTGAGACCTCTGAACTGTACCTGATCAACACAAAAGTGCTCGCGCAAATCGAACCTTTAACAAG gtTAAATGTTGCCATCTGTAAATCGCATGGATACATCGAGAGGATGCGTAAATTTTGTTTAGAAGCTTTCTACTTTATGGGTGACTTGGCCATACCATTCTTCTTCACGGTGTTAACTTCTTGGATTGAAGTGCTGCCACCTGCTGCAGAATCGGAAG GTTTTCCCTTGGTGAAGGTTTTGGTACAATTGgttcatttgaaaacttgcaATAGGCCTGGTTATAATCTGCTACCACTTAGGGATCTCTTGCACAAATTTTATGAATATCCCAATGAACCTTGGAACTCGGAAACTTTCTTCAAAGAGCTATTCAACAATTATTTGA AGAATCCTGTTGCACCTGCAGATTTCCCAATTTTGCTCTACTTCAAAAACAATGACTGTAAATGGGtcttccaaaaaataaatagtCTTATAAAACCCATTCTGTCAAATGTGAATGTTAATTTCAAAGCAACATTGATTGTTCTCATCGGTAACATAATGAGTCAGTTTCCGAAGAGATCAAATTTGGAATATATAGAGTCTGCCAGAGAATGGTTGGAGAGTATCGATCAAG AACAAGATGTACCAGAAGTTGTAAAGAAAAGTATATCGTATGCATTGATGAAACTTCCAAGAACTGgtaaaagaaaaattactcaaaGTCAAGAGAAACAACATGTACAAAATGTAGATAAGCCAAATATgtaa